The Argiope bruennichi chromosome 9, qqArgBrue1.1, whole genome shotgun sequence genome contains a region encoding:
- the LOC129985211 gene encoding cuticle protein 10.9-like, producing the protein MFKIALIASLVAVAFAQRYGHGGYGAPAPSYGHDDYAQPIPYQYGFDIVGGDHHSGDFKQTRQEHGDGHGNVQGSYGYTDAHGNYRQVDYVADAHGFRANVRTNEPGTENQSPADVELHAQPQHGGYAPRPSYGHSLY; encoded by the exons ATGTTCAAG atcgCTCTTATCGCATCTTTGGTTGCTGTAGCTTTCGCTCAGCGATATGGACATGGAGGCTATGGTGCTCCAGCTCCATCATACGGACATGATGACTAC GCCCAGCCCATCCCCTACCAATATGGCTTCGACATCGTAGGAGGAGATCATCACTCCGGAGACTTCAAACAAACCCGACAGGAGCATGGAGATGGTCACGGCAATGTCCAAGGAAGCTACGGATACACCGACGCCCATGGAAACTACAGACAGGTCGACTACGTTGCTGATGCCCATGGTTTCCGCGCTAACGTCAGGACCAACGAGCCTGGAACTGAAAACCAGAGCCCCGCTGATGTTGAGCTCCATGCCCAACCCCAACATGGTGGATATGCTCCCCGACCATCCTACGGACACTCACTCTATTAA